The Podospora pseudocomata strain CBS 415.72m chromosome 1 map unlocalized CBS415.72m_1, whole genome shotgun sequence genome has a segment encoding these proteins:
- a CDS encoding uncharacterized protein (EggNog:ENOG503NWXD; COG:G), with protein MSRDLSPAHSGLSSGAKSPVAGPSLAAPPMPARSPGSVADDAAVESDVKSTLTTAGSISKRPLIGKRHASTRSDASGLLPSEPGSHPDAPLSPPSPGSDSEEDTYPEGGLRAWLVVFGSWLALFASLGLMNVMATFDTYLSARHLVDHDNGTVGGIISLYTILSFTLGIYVGPVFDKHGPRWPIVGGSVCLFAALIVVSISTNYWHLLVAFAVFSGLGSALLFTPSIAAIGHFFNERRGLATGVATTAGSVSAVVFPYVVQELFVMVGWPWTMRALALICLGVAVGANFLIRSRLPPAKHAKITPSVRVFQTKGFGLTLGAVFLMQFAGFVPLSYLSGYVLAKGFGQEFSFDVVTVLNASSAFGRVAGGWLGDWVGVYNANVVFSVVASIACFAVWLPVEEGKAGMIGFAVLFGFTSGSNVSLMPVTVGKLCGTREYGRYYGTVYTIVSLGVLVAIPIAGKLVLGSKGSWDGLIVLTGVAYLASAVVFAVAKMSIVGWRSKPWVIF; from the coding sequence ATGTCTCGAGATCTCTCCCCGGCGCACTCCGGCTTGTCCTCCGGCGCCAAGAGTCCGGTCGCCGGTCCGTCATTGGCCGCACCGCCAATGCCGGCTCGGTCTCCGGGCTCTGTTGCCGACGACGCCGCGGTAGAGTCCGACGTCAaatcaaccctcaccaccgccggcagcATCAGCAAACGCCCCTTGATCGGCAAACGCCACGCCAGCACCCGGTCTGACGCCTCCGGTCTTCTACCATCAGAACCAGGATCACACCCCGACGCCCCAttatcaccaccctcccccggcTCCGACTCGGAAGAAGACACCTACCCCGAAGGCGGTCTCCGCGCCTggctcgtcgtcttcggcAGCTGGCTCGCCCTCTTTGCCTCCCTCGGCCTGATGAACGTCATGGCCACATTCGACACTTACCTCTCGGCGCGCCACCTCGTCGACCACGACAACGGCACCGTGGGCGGGATTATTTCTCTGTACACCATCCTCAGCTTCACTCTGGGGATATACGTCGGTCCGGTATTCGACAAACACGGCCCGCGGTGGCCGATTGTCGGGGGGAGTGTTTGTCTTTTCGCGGCGTTGATCGTGGTCAGCATATCGACCAACTACTGGCATTTGCTGGTGGCGTTTGCGGTGTTCAGCGGTCTGGGGAGCGCCTTGCTCTTCACGCCGTCGATCGCGGCGATAGGGCATTTCTTCAacgagaggagggggttagCCACCGGGGTGGCGACTACGGCGGGGAGCGTGAGCGCGGTGGTGTTTCCGTATGTTGTGCAGGAGTTGTTTGTCATGGTTGGGTGGCCGTGGACGATGAGAGCGTTGGCGTTGATTTGTCTTGGGGTTGCGGTGGGGGCGAACTTCTTGATCAGATCGAGGTTACCGCCGGCGAAGCATGCCAAGATCACTCCCAGTGTGAGGGTTTTCCAGACCAAAGGGTTTGGGTTGACGCTGGGGGCGGTTTTTCTGATGCAGTTTGCGGGGTTTGTGCCGCTGAGTTATCTTTCGGGGTATGTGCTTGCCAAGGGGTTCGGGCAGGAGTTTTCGTTTGATGTTGTGACGGTGCTGAATGCCAGTTCGGCGtttgggagggtggcgggtggttggttgggggatTGGGTTGGGGTCTATAATGCGAATGTGGTGTTTTCGGTGGTGGCTTCTATCGCATGTTTTGCGGTTTGGTTGCCTGTTGAGGAAGGAAAGGCCGGGATGATTGGGTTTGCGGTTTTGTTTGGGTTTACGTCTGGGAGTAATGTTAGTTTGATGCCGGTTACGGTAGGGAAACTGTGTGGGACGAGGGAGTATGGGAGGTATTATGGGACGGTGTATACTATTGTTAGTCTTGGGGTTTTGGTTGCTATTCCTATTGCTGGgaagttggtgttggggagtaAGGGCAGTTGGGATGGGTTGATTGTTTTGACGGGGGTGGCGTATCTTGcttcggcggtggtgtttgcggTTGCGAAGATGTCGATTGTAGGGTGGAGATCGAAGCCTTGGGTGATTTTTTGA
- the PDH1 gene encoding ATP-binding cassette transporter CGR1 (COG:S; EggNog:ENOG503NWTN) — protein sequence MSAVNRGLRQATKSLHTRLPQRISQRSALPLLSSTFKTAAPLTPAALHARRSNFSTMASLQSAATTAPSPAGHKGYDPEIQDIADYVHNKPIDSELAFDTARWVFLDTLGCGLEGLQFKECTKLLGPIVPGTVVPNGTKVPGTPYQLDPVNGAFNIGAMIRWLDYNDCWLAAEWGHPSDNLGAILAVADWITRTNKAGGNLAGGKIFTIRDVLEAMIKAHEIQGCLALLNSFNKVGLDHVVLVKVASTAVVSKMLGLNEKQTADAITQAWVDGQSLRTYRHTPNTMSRKSWAAGDACQRAVNLALKVLKGESGVPTVLSAPVWGFYDVLFKGKKFEFQRPYGSYVMENVLFKVSYPAEFHSQTAVEASEKIHAQLKAMGKSAADIKEITCRTHEACVRIIDKQFKPMDNFADRDHCIQYMCSVMLVFGRLTANDYVDGSEAATSPLVESLRKKIKCVEDPQFTADYHDPALRTISNGLTVELNDGTVLPEVVIEAPLGHRLRREEAKPVIMAKYKRHLEPHYSAEKVQELLELGQNPKKLEAMEVDQYVDLYVSENSKFVN from the exons ATGTCTGCTGTCAACCGTGGGTTGCGCCAGGCCACCAAGTCCCTGCACACACGCCTTCCCCAGCGCATCTCGCAGCGCTCCGCTCTGCCATTGTTGAGCAGCACATTTAAGACGGCCGCCCCCCTCACTCCCGCCGCCCTCCACGCCCGCAGAAGCAACTTCTCCACCATGGCCTCTCTTCAGTCTGCCGCGACCACGGCCCCTTCCCCCGCCGGGCACAAGGGCTACGATCCTGAGATCCAAGACATCGCCGACTATGTGCACAACAAGCCCATTGACTCTGAGCTTGCC TTTGACACAGCGAGATGGGTGTTCCTCGACACTCTCGGCTGCGGTCTAGAGGGTCTCCAGTTCAAGGAGTGCACCAAGCTCCTCGGCCCTATCGTCCCAGGGACCGTCGTGcccaacggcaccaaggTTCCCGGCACACCCTATCAGCTCGACCCCGTGAACGGTGCCTTCAACATTGGTGCTATGATCAGATGGCTCGACTACAACGACTGCTGGCTCGCTGCTGAGTGGGGACATCCCAGTGACAACCTGGGCGCTATCCTGGCCGTGGCTGACTGGATCACCCGTACCAACAAGGCCGGCGGTAACCTCGCTGGCGGCAAGATCTTCACCATCCGCGATGTTCTCGAGGCTATGATCAAGGCGCACGAGATTCAGGGCTGCCTTGCTCTGCTCAACTCGTTCAACAAGGTTGGTCTGGATCACGTAGTTCTCGTCAAGGTTGCCAGCACGGCTGTTGTCAGCAAGATGCTCGGCCTCAACGAGAAGCAGACTGCCGATGCCATCACCCAGGCGTGGGTTGACGGCCAGAGCTTGCGTACCTACCGccacacccccaacaccatgtCCCGCAAGTCGTGGGCTGCCGGTGATGCCTGCCAGCGCGCCGTCAACCTGGCCCTGAAGGTTCTCAAGGGCGAGAGCGGTGTTCCCACCGTTCTCTCCGCCCCCGTCTGGGGCTTCTATGATGTCCTCttcaagggcaagaagttCGAGTTCCAGCGCCCCTATGGCAGCTACGTCATGGAGAACGTCCTGTTCAAGGTGTCCTACCCTGCCGAGTTCCACTCTCAGACCGCTGTCGAGGCCTCTGAGAAGATCCACGCCCAGCTGAAGGCCATGGGAAAGTCTGCCGCCGATATCAAGGAGATCACCTGCAGGACACACGAGGCCTGCGTCCGCATCATCGACAAGCAGTTCAAGCCCATGGACAACTTCGCCGATCGTGACCACTGCATCCAGTACATGTGCTCCGTCATGCTCGTCTTCGGCCGTCTTACTGCCAACGACTACGTTGACGGCAGCGAGGCTGCCACCTCCCCTCTGGTCGAGTCTCTTCGCAAGAAGATCAAGTGCGTTGAGGACCCCCAGTTCACCGCCGACTACCATGACCCCGCTCTCCGCACCATCAGCAACGGCCTCACCGTTGAGCTCAACGACGGCACCGTCCTCCCCGAGGTTGTCATTGAGGCTCCTCTCGGCCACCGTCTCCGTCGTGAGGAGGCCAAGCCAGTGATCATGGCCAAGTACAAGCGCCACTTGGAGCCTCACTACAGCGCCGAGAAGGTGCAggagctccttgagctcggccagaaccccaagaagctcgaggctATGGAGGTTGACCAATATGTGGATTTGTATGTTAGCGAGAACAGCAAGTTTGTCAACTAG
- the PIN3 gene encoding protein that induces appearance of [PIN+] prion when overproduced (COG:U; EggNog:ENOG503P1V7), with protein MVSEDRQRVIETNRSLRNIKNELESLLEKGVITDEAYDTISGLLPAESSFNSRSTPAPRTNPSSLPTPAATPSAAVPPTAAMAALSVGGNPNPPPSYAQSTGPPALPGRNPPPASAPTKPIIAHARALYKYNAADARDCSFDKDDRVAVFEYMNADWWMGRNQRTGQEGIFPRSYVVVEDEKAAQPAAVLYPPQQPVYGQPAPGAYGGGYPGAPPPGQPYQPHDQGQQQQGEEGGSKMGEHGKKFGKKLGNAAIFGAGATIGSNIVNSIF; from the exons ATGGTCTCCGAAGACCGCCAAAGAGTCATTGAGACCAACCGGTCTCTGCGCAACATCAAGAAT GAACTCGAATCCCTCCTCGAAAAAGGTGTAATCACCGACGAAGCCTACGACACCATCTCgggcctcctccccgccgagTCATCGTTCAACTCGCGGTCTACCCCCGCCCCTCGCaccaatccctcctcccttcccactCCAGCTGCTACCCCCTCCGCCGCTGTCCCTCCCACAGCAGCAATGGCAGCCCTCTCAGTAGgcggcaaccccaaccctcccccttcataCGCCCAGTCTACCGGCCCCCCTGCCCTCCCGGGTCGGAACCCTCCCCCTGCTAGTGCCCCGACCAAACCGATCATCGCCCACGCGAGAGCGCTTTACAAGTACAATGCTGCCGACGCGAGAGACTGTAGCTTCGACAAGGACGATAGGGTTGCTGTGTTTGAGTATATGAATGCGGattggtggatggggaggaatcAGCGGACGGGGCAGGAGGGGATTTTCCCACGGTCTTacgttgtggtggaggacgaAAAGGCTGCTCAACCTGCGGCCGTTCTTtatcctccccaacagccGGTCTATGGTCAGCCTGCTCCGGGGGCGTATGGAGGGGGTTATCCGGGTGCGCCACCGCCCGGGCAGCCGTATCAGCCGCATGATCaggggcagcaacagcagggagaagaaggggggagtaAGATGGGTGAGCATGGGAAGAAGTTTGGGAAGAAATTGGGCAATGCGGCGATTTTTGGAGCGGGTGCGACGATCGGGTCCAATATTGTGAACTCTATCTTTTAA